The Hymenobacter sp. GOD-10R genome includes a window with the following:
- a CDS encoding M1 family metallopeptidase — protein MSTSLPSLTSDPHSHARPTQARVRHLALDLIVDFTTRTLAGQATWQLDRSEGATELWLDARGLVIEAVLLGGPTGIPTTFDLGPDDPVLGQSLRIDLHRPETDTVTIHYQTSPEAAALQWLAPEQTAERVHPFLFTQSQAILARTWLPCQDSPSVRFTYEARVQVPSALLALMSATNPQTRNTLGEYNFSMAQPIPAYLMALAVGDLGFTPISGRTGVYAEPVTLPRSASEFIDLEKMVAAAEELYGPYRWERYDLLVLPPSFPFGGMENPRLTFVTPTIITGDRSLTSLIAHELAHSWSGNLVTNATWNDFWLNEGFTVYFERRIMEKLYGRSYADMLQVLGHSDLLTTINEIGPTSPDTLLHLDLAGRDPDEGLTDIAYEKGDYLLLTLEHLVGRERLDTFIKEYFTRHSFQSMDTASFVNYLRRELLDQEPGLEEQLQLDAWINGPGIPAVAPPVASERFAAVEEALAKWQHGTPAAHLATAGWSSHEWLHFLHGLPKQLTVEQLTELDAVFGFTHSHNAELLGAWLPLTLAAGYHAADAAVHQFLTRVGRRKFLVPLYKAVLATPKGLAWAQALYAEARPNYHAVATSTLDTLVGLG, from the coding sequence ATGTCCACTTCGTTGCCTTCCCTCACATCCGACCCACACAGCCACGCCCGTCCTACACAAGCTAGGGTCCGCCACCTAGCACTCGACCTCATCGTTGACTTTACCACCCGCACGCTAGCTGGCCAAGCCACCTGGCAACTCGACCGCAGCGAGGGAGCAACAGAGCTGTGGCTCGACGCTCGTGGACTGGTCATCGAAGCCGTGTTGCTCGGTGGCCCCACAGGTATACCAACCACCTTCGACCTAGGTCCTGACGACCCGGTGCTCGGGCAGTCCTTACGCATCGACCTCCACCGGCCCGAGACGGATACCGTCACGATTCACTACCAGACTTCACCTGAGGCGGCGGCGCTGCAGTGGCTGGCACCCGAGCAGACCGCTGAACGTGTTCATCCTTTCCTCTTCACCCAATCGCAGGCCATCCTCGCTCGTACCTGGCTGCCTTGCCAAGACTCGCCTAGCGTGCGCTTCACGTACGAGGCTCGGGTGCAGGTGCCGTCGGCACTGCTGGCGTTAATGAGCGCCACGAATCCGCAAACACGCAACACCCTCGGCGAATATAATTTTTCCATGGCTCAGCCTATTCCGGCTTACCTCATGGCATTAGCGGTGGGTGACCTAGGCTTCACTCCTATAAGTGGCCGTACCGGCGTATACGCCGAACCCGTGACGCTTCCTAGGTCAGCCAGCGAGTTCATTGACTTAGAAAAAATGGTCGCGGCGGCGGAAGAACTCTACGGCCCTTACCGCTGGGAACGGTACGATTTGCTGGTGCTCCCTCCTAGCTTTCCGTTCGGTGGAATGGAAAATCCGCGTTTAACATTTGTAACGCCTACTATTATTACCGGCGACCGGAGCCTCACTAGCTTGATAGCTCACGAGTTAGCTCATTCTTGGTCGGGTAACCTGGTGACGAACGCTACCTGGAACGACTTCTGGCTAAATGAAGGCTTCACCGTGTACTTCGAACGGCGCATCATGGAAAAACTGTACGGTCGCTCCTACGCCGATATGCTGCAAGTGCTAGGTCACTCCGATCTGCTTACTACTATTAACGAAATCGGCCCGACTAGCCCCGATACTCTCTTACACCTAGACCTAGCTGGCCGCGACCCTGACGAAGGCCTCACCGACATTGCCTACGAAAAGGGCGACTACCTCCTACTCACTCTGGAGCACCTCGTGGGCCGGGAGCGGCTAGACACCTTTATTAAGGAGTACTTCACCCGCCACAGCTTCCAGTCGATGGACACCGCTTCGTTTGTGAATTACCTACGGCGGGAACTGCTCGACCAGGAGCCGGGTTTGGAAGAGCAGCTGCAACTCGATGCATGGATCAACGGTCCGGGTATTCCGGCGGTAGCACCACCTGTTGCGTCTGAGCGGTTTGCGGCGGTGGAGGAAGCTTTAGCTAAGTGGCAGCATGGTACGCCAGCGGCCCACCTAGCTACGGCTGGCTGGAGTAGCCATGAGTGGCTGCACTTCTTGCATGGCCTGCCCAAACAGCTCACAGTCGAGCAACTTACCGAGCTCGATGCGGTCTTTGGGTTTACACACTCCCACAATGCTGAGCTGCTCGGCGCTTGGCTCCCCCTGACCCTAGCGGCTGGCTATCATGCCGCCGATGCCGCTGTGCACCAGTTCCTGACGAGAGTAGGGCGGCGCAAGTTTTTGGTGCCGCTCTATAAGGCGGTGCTCGCTACGCCAAAAGGGCTAGCATGGGCGCAGGCCCTTTACGCCGAAGCGCGACCCAACTATCACGCCGTAGCCACAAGCACGCTTGATACGCTGGTTGGGCTAGGCTGA
- a CDS encoding L,D-transpeptidase family protein, translated as MNFVIRPSFLTTLLFWVLSLTLLTSTTSCSQDQKAKIQNAIPGALTKERGPQPKLDSVYVARTMNAEPAFKGQLVWAKKFYRERGFKLGWFHDHEVVPQAKTLLEVINKAADEGLNPKDYKIKDFDKLFAELDKAQSDTTKRNALEKEIDVSLSGTYFKWASDFYRGIVDPRQVKDIDWNVKRNKIKLHKALMTILKERDSTYPYYQFEPLHPEYDRLKKALAEYRSIQRNGGWPTLPVGTKLKPGDTSPTVALLRKRLLGDKAEAAPATVASATETPAVAVSNKPVGNTTAAPAEKYDTELANAVKSFQRQNGLAATGVVSGETLQTLNVPVDHRINQIIVNMERWRWIPKRFEPNYLLVNIPDYTLHVIEDNKEAFNMRVIVGKTLNATPVFSDKMEYVVLAPYWNVPMSIIQKELRPKLMADPVGTLNRLDMEVVKGWGRKATPIDPTTIDWSSVDQTNFKYTVRRRPGPKNDLGDAKFIFPNSQDIYLHDTPHDELFSQGKRGFSHGCVRVQDPIKLAEYLLRDRPEWDRQTILDTIATHREKYITLKEKLPVYLVYFTAWADEDGTMHFRDDIYGHDKALAKEYFD; from the coding sequence ATGAACTTCGTTATTCGTCCTTCTTTCCTGACTACGCTCTTGTTCTGGGTGCTGAGCTTGACGCTCCTCACCTCGACTACGTCGTGCAGCCAGGATCAGAAGGCTAAAATACAGAACGCCATTCCTGGTGCGCTCACGAAAGAACGCGGTCCGCAGCCTAAGCTCGACAGCGTGTATGTGGCGCGTACCATGAACGCCGAGCCCGCTTTCAAAGGGCAATTGGTGTGGGCCAAAAAATTCTATCGGGAGCGGGGCTTCAAGCTCGGCTGGTTCCATGATCATGAGGTGGTGCCCCAGGCCAAGACCCTGCTTGAGGTCATTAACAAAGCCGCTGATGAAGGCCTCAACCCTAAGGACTATAAGATCAAGGACTTTGATAAGCTCTTTGCGGAGCTAGACAAGGCGCAATCTGACACGACCAAGCGTAATGCTTTGGAAAAAGAGATTGACGTCTCGTTATCAGGCACTTACTTTAAATGGGCTTCCGATTTTTATCGGGGTATTGTAGACCCGCGCCAAGTAAAAGACATAGACTGGAACGTGAAGCGCAACAAAATCAAGCTTCACAAGGCGCTGATGACGATCCTGAAGGAGCGCGACAGCACCTACCCTTACTACCAGTTTGAGCCCCTGCACCCCGAGTATGACCGCCTGAAAAAGGCCTTGGCTGAGTACCGTTCGATTCAGCGTAATGGAGGTTGGCCAACCTTACCTGTGGGTACTAAGCTGAAGCCTGGCGACACCAGCCCCACAGTTGCACTTCTGCGTAAACGCTTGTTAGGTGACAAAGCAGAAGCGGCTCCTGCCACCGTTGCTAGTGCAACCGAAACACCAGCCGTGGCAGTTTCCAACAAGCCAGTTGGGAATACCACAGCTGCTCCAGCCGAGAAGTACGACACCGAATTGGCGAATGCTGTAAAGTCATTTCAACGGCAAAATGGACTCGCTGCTACTGGCGTCGTGAGCGGAGAAACCTTGCAGACACTCAACGTTCCGGTGGATCATCGCATCAACCAGATCATCGTGAATATGGAGCGGTGGCGGTGGATCCCTAAGCGCTTCGAGCCAAATTATTTGCTCGTCAATATTCCGGATTATACTCTCCATGTTATCGAAGACAACAAGGAGGCGTTCAATATGCGCGTCATTGTTGGCAAGACACTGAATGCTACTCCGGTGTTCAGCGACAAGATGGAGTACGTGGTATTGGCTCCTTATTGGAACGTGCCAATGAGTATCATTCAGAAAGAACTCCGGCCAAAATTGATGGCTGATCCGGTAGGCACGTTGAATCGCCTGGACATGGAAGTGGTGAAAGGTTGGGGCCGTAAAGCTACACCTATAGACCCCACGACTATCGACTGGTCCAGCGTTGATCAGACCAACTTTAAGTACACGGTTCGCCGCCGTCCAGGTCCTAAAAACGACCTAGGAGATGCGAAGTTTATCTTCCCAAACTCTCAGGATATCTACCTCCACGACACTCCTCACGATGAACTTTTCAGTCAGGGCAAGCGTGGGTTTAGCCACGGTTGCGTACGCGTACAGGACCCTATTAAGCTTGCCGAATACCTGCTGCGCGACCGGCCCGAGTGGGACCGCCAAACTATTCTGGACACTATTGCTACGCACCGGGAGAAGTACATCACGCTCAAAGAAAAGTTGCCTGTGTACCTCGTTTACTTCACCGCTTGGGCGGACGAGGATGGTACCATGCACTTCCGTGATGATATTTACGGGCATGATAAGGCCTTAGCTAAAGAGTATTTCGACTAA
- a CDS encoding helix-turn-helix domain-containing protein yields MVERIRQLLEARQLTPTQFADAIGVARPIISHILSGRNKPSLEVVQKIIGAFPDLSLPWLLSGAGTMLASAIPPDVKVSPKAPTSPTSSDNLSGGATNARQASQDRPAALRAPETPSAPLFEQSKRQVEPAPTPKPANPIENSEQVPPAPPLVPRALAPSTSNNDSVATSAAPALEIAQQVQPARTVAPIPPAAATAFAEPDKAIRRIVIFYQDGTFTDYRPEAN; encoded by the coding sequence ATGGTCGAGCGCATTCGGCAGCTTTTGGAAGCACGGCAATTAACGCCCACGCAGTTTGCAGATGCGATTGGTGTGGCTAGACCAATTATCAGCCATATTCTAAGCGGCCGCAACAAGCCTAGCTTAGAGGTAGTGCAGAAAATTATTGGAGCCTTTCCTGATTTATCCCTCCCCTGGCTGTTAAGCGGTGCGGGCACTATGCTCGCCAGTGCCATACCGCCGGATGTTAAAGTTTCTCCCAAAGCGCCGACCTCGCCTACTAGTTCTGACAACCTCTCTGGTGGCGCCACTAACGCACGCCAAGCTTCCCAGGACAGACCAGCGGCTTTGCGTGCGCCTGAAACGCCGTCAGCCCCCTTATTTGAGCAATCCAAGCGCCAAGTGGAGCCTGCTCCAACACCCAAACCTGCGAATCCAATAGAAAACAGCGAACAAGTGCCTCCTGCGCCTCCGCTAGTACCCCGTGCATTGGCTCCTTCAACTAGCAATAATGATTCGGTAGCTACTTCCGCGGCGCCAGCGCTAGAGATAGCGCAACAAGTACAACCAGCAAGAACTGTGGCGCCAATACCTCCCGCAGCTGCTACGGCCTTTGCAGAGCCAGATAAAGCGATTCGGCGGATCGTCATCTTCTACCAAGACGGCACCTTTACTGACTACAGGCCAGAAGCTAATTAA